The Lodderomyces elongisporus chromosome 6, complete sequence region GTTCAATCATGTTGGTCTTGAAGGATTTGCCagaaacacacacaccacAAATTACCTATAAAATTGGtccagcagcagcagcagcagcagcagaagaagaagcagcagaagaagaagcagcagaagaacaaaatggCTCGGCAACTAGAGGACCAGTTTCTGCCACAAAGTTTTCCACTGGTGAGTTCCCAGCCACCAAATACTACGAAGAAGACGGCTTTTCCTTCTATAGATTCAACGTTGAGTTGGAACTAGTTGAATATGAACAAAAAGTCGAGTACTACATTgacaatttcttcaaaaaatCATTCCAATTCTATATTCCCAGCTACGAAGAGAGTATGAATGTCATCTCATACTCCTGTAATGGGTTTTCCTTGGCTTGCGATTGCGACGAGTACAAGTCCTCACTTTGGCTTGATGTATTGAACAAGCATGCAAAGCAACATTACCATGTCATGCTCGGAGGCGGAGACCAAATCTATTGTGACGCCATCAAATTGCACTCGCAAAAATTGACTGAATGGCTAGAGACTAGCAACCCAGTAAAGAAACGGTCTGCTCCAGCAGACTCAGAAACCATCAAGGAGTTTAGCAAGTTTTACTTGAAACACTATATGGACTGGTTTGGTAAAGGGTTCTGGACCGGTAAAAACTCTCGCGTCTTGGAGGCATTGTTCCCCTTGGCAATGTCACAAATACCGCTGGTCAATATCTACGATGACCACGATATAATCGATGGGTTTGGTTCGTACCACGACTCAACaatggcagcacccattttcTCCAAGGTTGGAAACATCGCCTATAGATATTACATGTTGTTCCAACATCAAATGAACCCCGACGAAGAGTTACACTCGAAAGATCCATCATGGGTATTGAGCAAGAGAGATGGACCTTTtataaagcaaaagaatcACTCGGTATACATGAGATTGGGTAAAGAAATTAGTCTTTTGGGAGTTGACTGCAGAACACAAAGAAAACTTAAACAAATCAATGAACCAGAAACCTACAAGATCATCTTTGacagattgaaaaaagagttgagcgatgaaacaaataagggagaaacaaaacatttgTTAGTGATGTTGGGTGTGCCCATCCTATACCCCCGTTTGGTCTGGCTAGAGACTTTAATGAGCTCCCCCGTGTTTGCTCCATTGAGAAAGTTGGCACAAAAGGGTGTTATAAACAAGGGTCTTGTCAATGAGTTTGATGGCGAGATTGAAGTCTTGGACGACTTGAATGACCATTGGTGTACAAAGAACCACAAGAGGGAACGTAACAAGCTCTTGAAGGATCTCACAGAGTTTGGGGCCAAGAGAGGTGTAAGAATTACAATCTTATCCGGGGATGTTCATCTCGGGTGTATTGGAAGATTAAAGTCTaaataccaccaccatcctCATGCGCACTTGTTGGGTGATCCTCAAGAAATTCAACGTTTTAATGAGAAGCTTATAAAATACCCTGAACACGACCCACGCTTGATCTTCAATGTTGTTTCGTCTGCCATAGTCAatgcaccaccaccagaTGCAATGGCAACTTTACTTAACAAGAGAAGCAAAATCCATCATTTCAATAGGGATACAGATGAAGACGTTTTGAGAATATTTGTGAAGGACACCGATGGGAAACCACGTGACAACAAGCAGTTTTTGAACAAGAGAAACTGGTCGGACTTGATATTGGCCAAGCAATCGGTCTTGTACAAATCAAGAGCCAAACTCGAGGGAGACGAAGTTGATAATGCCGACGAGATCGAGGCAGTCTATAGAAAATTCCCACAACCGGTGTTTGACGGTCATGAAAGCGAAGATTTGCTTAAAGACCAGAAACCAAATGACAGAGAGATTGAGTACCCGCTATTTGCAAGTTCGTTGGTCACCACCTTGAGAGTGGAACAAGATAAGAGTGATGTCAAGAGTAAAAGTGTGGGATATGAGGTGTTTATACCAAGGTTAATTGGACACTATGAGTTGGACAATGCTCCAATCAAGCACGTTGATGTTTAATGGAATAAGAATGAAAAGAGTAGATCTTGTACTCCAAGTACAAGTTTATTCCTCCTTTGTCTATATTctatattcttcttttttcttttatatcttgaaaatagaaaaaaattgaaaagaaagaaaaaagaaaaaagaaaaaaacaagaaagcAAAGGAGAAGGTGAAGAgcagagaagaaaagaaaagaaaagtagtTTGCAAATAGATGTATAATATAATTGTTGAAGTAACTCTTTTACTGGTTTATAAATTACTTATCTATCCCTCACTTACTCCTCGAAGTTATGGGACTCAAAGTTGGTTCGGACAAAATATAGttcgaaaaaaataataataataaaaataaaaaaacgaaagatagagaaagagagagagagaacaTGAGcgtgtatgtatgtatgtgtatgtgtgtgtgtgtgtgtgtttgcgAGTGTTTTGGTAATGGAGAAGAGCGAGtgaaagaaagcaaaaaaaaaataaaaaagacaaaatacaagagagagaaaaaatgaatatttTGCTATCGGCTTCAAACAACCTAGTGCGAGAGCGAGGAATTTTCCTTATCAGTAACTCGTAAGTAAACACTTTCaaattaaaattgaaaattgatTCTGATAAAAAGTTTAAAGAGGAAACACGCCATCTTCTTCGCGTAGACAAAAGACTTATATAAACATTGGGGAATGACCGAGCCTTTGCAGAAAaaacagaagcagaagcagaagcagcagcagaatTCTTCCTCACCTTCAATATTGGCTTCAACCAGTGGAGCGGGCTCATCTAAGATCCATAGGGCAATTTCAGCATGTAAAAGGTGTCGATCCAAGAAGATCAAGTGTGAAGGGTTTCCCCAGTGCGATAAATGCAAGGCACATAATGTCGAATGTGTTGGCTTTGATATAGCTACAGGAAGAGACGTACCACGGAGCTATATTGTCCATTTGGAAAGTCGAATCAAAGAATTGGAGgttgaattgaaaaaacagaacgtaacaacaacaacaacaacaacaacaacaactactactactccCACTGAGAGTGGAATCTGTTATATGAGCAACGGTCATAGTAACTTTAGTGGTGATGGCAATGGAAATGTTGAAATAGTGAGCAACACTCTAAAACCAATCATTGCACCAACCTTAAATAGAACAGCAACTGCATCGtcaacaacagcaccagcaacacacgGTGCAGGCGATAGCATGTCTAAAAAGCACGGCGATGAGAATATAACGTTTCTGAAGTTGATTTCAACTGCTTTTAAGGTACAACGACGCAACGAGGAAAAAGCAGCATATACAGAAGACTCGGGCGTCAGTAGGAGCGTATCAGTTGAAGccacagcagcagcagcaccaaTTCAAGTAGATCAAGAAGGACAAGAGGAGGAGGCGGCCGTATTACCTCCCAAAAGCACTGCTTTGCATTTTTGTCAAATATTCTTTCATCAATGCAATCCACAATTTCCCATATTCCACAGGGAAGAGTTTATAagaaatatatttataccCATATACGGACCAGTGGCTAAGAAACAATTCAATTTTGCCAGTAATAATGGTGCCATCAATGAGGAATTTTGGAgagatgaaattgaaagtgAGGGATCACTTGATTATTGGTTTAATGAGTACAAGCAACAAATTCAGCAATTGCTCTCACAGAGCAAAGATCCAAACCCTAATGTCAAGAAAATTTCAAGTACAATTAAACCACCAAGGCGGTTCTACAAGCCGTTGTACTTTTTAAATTTGGTGTTTGCCATTGCATCTTCTGTACACCATTTAAGGTATCCACCACATATCTCTGAGTCTTTCAGATTGGCAGCAATGCGGTACTATGACGATgtaaagaataataatctAGATCAACTAAATGTCTTGCAAGGAATCCTTCTTTACGCGTACTATGCAATAATGCGACCAACCAACCCTGGGATTTGGTATATCATGGGCGATGCATTACGTCTCTGTGTTGATTTGGACCTTCAGAACGAGCTTAAGACCAAGTCGAAGCAAAATTTCAATATCGATCAATATACTCGTGACAAACGCAGACGACTATTCTGGTGTACATATACCATTGATCGTCAGATTTGTTTTTACTTGGATAGACCGTTTGGTATACCTGATGAGAGCATCAACACTCCACTTCCCACAGTCTTGGATGATCTGGAGCTAGTACCCAAAGACTACTCTACTGCTTATGGTGACAGATCTCAAGATCGTTATGGTTcgaacaacaataacaacaacaacaacaccaccaccaacaccaccaacactaATAGTACCGACACTGAGGTGATTAGTTACAAGACAGTTTCAAATGCATTCATCACCATCAGAAAAATTCAAAGTGAAGTGACTAAGATATTGTACACGGGCAGTGAGATCCCTCGAAAGTACAAAGATTTGAACGAATGGAAGGACGACATTCTGTACAGATTGAGAGTGTGGTATATGAATGTGCCCTCTCATCGAGAGATGAATTGTGATTTCAacccaatttttttcagaTTGAACTATCACCACACCTTGCTTTATATTCATGGTTTGGGTCCAAGACATTTCAATTTGTCACTACAGGATTTCGAACAAGTTGCAACCTCGGCAAAAGAGATTATTGACATATACGTCCAATTGCTCATTACAAAAAGTGTAAACTATACTTGGGCCGGTGTCCATAATTTGTTTATGGCGGGAACTTCTTACCTTTACACTTTATACAATAGCGAAGAAATCAGAAAGCTAAACCCATTCAGTTCAGTGCAGTATTATACTTCTAACTGCTTACAGGTCTTGCTGTCGCTCATGGACAAATGCGAGGCTGCAAGCTACTGTTGCGAAATTTTCCGTAATTTGACTATGGTTATCATCAAGATGAAGTATCAAGAGGATGCTAATAATAACACTAACGCTACTGATATCAATAATGGTACTGGTATTGCCGATGGTACTACTGGTACTATTACAACCAATAACCACTCTAATGGCCCAAATGATGAAATGCCAGTAAATCGTGAGGTTCTCTATAAGATCAATAATGGCAATGTTCATTCCAACTTGTTTTCGCTAGTCACAGAGCTTGATGCGCTTAACCCACTAAACTCACCTGAATTTACCTCCGGAGGTCAAATCGTTGAAGGTAAAAACTCTTTTGGAGCGGAGAAAACGCAATCGTTTCACCCAAACTCTCATTCTCATATACCAACTGCGTTGGATACCCTTTCAACAGTCGCAGTATCGCCGTTCCCAAATATCGATAGACTAGATTGGAATAAGGATGATTTGgaattcttcttcaaagaGCTTGACCATACTCAAACAGCACATACGAGTCTGGAAAAATCTAGTCCTGGTAATAACCGGGAAGCCAAGATGACATTTGAGTTGATGCACAATATGCCGAACGAGAAGATCTGGGATGAATTCTTTACAATGAGgtaaaaaataattcaCCATCGTATATAACAAATTGTGTATTCTTTTTGGATCTAGTTGTCTTCATTGATTTATATGCACGTATACACACAAATATttacatatgtatatacatctAAAGGATAACTAATGAGTGGCTCTGTCATTATTTAGAAAAGTTCTCTACATATTCTCCATCTTTGGGTTGTAATTTGTGTGCTTAAAATAGGGTTTAAGGTGTGTTTCTGAGTTTCGCACCATAGATATTTCAACACCTTCAAGTGGGCCTGCATATAGTAGACTAATTTTAACAGAATAATGTCATCAAAAGTTCGCGCACAAAAGCGTTCtcacaacatcaacatcgaTAACATTAGAAACAGGAATTATAGAATTAAGAAGCTTACTAGAATTGACAGGATTAACAAGGAGACTAAGATTTAATAAAAGCTCCCTTGACATCTCatagacaaaaaagaatataaacacacacagaACTATTCTCTGTTGAATAGACATTGTTGCTATTTAAATCATCAAATTCACTCAAAAGAGCTTAAAATTGATTGGGTAAATATTTATTAAGGTTTGGGAAACAATCTTACTAAAGGTGGGAGAAGCTTaggaaaataaatttcAAGGAGGACCACCCTACTAGATTTTGAATGCAGAAAAGATATAAGATAGAGATAATAACTACGATAGATACATGAACATCAATCTTGATTCTGCGAAAGACGTTCTTTGTAAGAACATCTTGATATATGGGTATTGTAAGTTCCAGGACAAAGGTTGTGCATTTAGTCACAACAAGCAACTTACTActccacaacaacaacaacaacaaaaagaagaggaagaagagagtATACGGCAAGGGGGAACAGCAGTAGGGGTACCGGGCTctcaaagaaacaaaggagCAGGAGCAGGAGCAGGAACAGGAGCCAAAGCAATCCAATCTAATGGAATGGTAAACTCACAGGAAACACAATCAAAGAGGAGATTTGATGCAAACTCTCCATTATTTCAGCCAGCAGTCAATAATGCCAAAGGTACAGCCGTTACCAATTTAGCAAGTAAATTCTCGAATTTATCACCCAGGATTAGAGATGCTCCTGTATTTAAACCAGAAAATGAGAGTCCAATCTCTCAGGAGCTGAACTCGAAGCTGGCGACATCGGGCTTAGGAAGTATATACTCGTCCAAGAAATTTAATGCTAGCACTCCATCATTTACCCCAACTGGGTTTGATTTTTCAGTAGCAGCTCAGGTTGGTAATAACCCTGGTTCAACAGCGCCGGCAAATttacaactgcaacaacaacaccaacaccaacaccaacaacagccCCAACAGCCCCAGCAGCCCCAACAGCCCCAgcagcaccagcaacaacagcaactaGGTCTCCAAAATTTAAACCAAACACAACTGGGGAGAAATTTGAATGTTTTGTTGCAACCCCAAATATCACAGCCCTTTATACCCGCAAATGCGATACCGCCGTCATCAGCCGCAGGACAATTGCAACTGCATATGCAAgtacaacaacctcaagcACAGACTCAACCACCTTCTCATTTGACACCGTCAAGTATCATGAGTTCAGCTCCGATGTCTGCAGGCTTCTATACCTCTGCTCTGCCTATTCCACAAGGCGGGGGTATGCGAAACCAGCCACCCTCGGCCTCGATGTACCCATTGCAATACCACTTGTATGCACCTGCACCTCCACCTCGACTAGCAGTACCTACAAAAGAATACGAAACTGATTCTCAGCAACTTTTTCTCCCTAATGAATTACGAGAGAGCTTGCACCGCAAAAACGAAGCAAGCCTTCAAACAATGCAACATCTGAGCTTACCAGATCACGTGAATTCATACCATTCTTTGGTGCCAATTGACAAGTCATATGATTCCTCGAGCAAGATATGGCCAGGAAAAAGCACGGTGCTATTCAAATGCAATTCTAACTTTGATGGCAACCTATATGCATTGAGGAAAATTGAGCCATGTaatgaaattgttgatgaaaccCCATTCAGGAACATCCGTAAATGGAAATCGTTGCATAATAATGCAAATATAGTGGCTTTGCGAGATGCTTTCACAACAATGGCATTTAGCAATACTTTTTCGAGCCCCAACTCAAGTGCTGGTAATGAAGTTGTGGGTGCCAATGGTGCATcactttgctttgtttatGATTACTACCCCAATCTGACAACCTTACTTGAGCGCCATAAAAAGGGAATACGTGTTGTTCCTATTACTGAGGATTTATTATGGTCCTATCTTACTCAGCTAGTAAATGCCGTTGCAGCCATACATGCTAAAAAGTTAGCATTGCGCTCAACTATAGATTTGAGTAAAATCATAAACACAACCGAGGATCGTATAAAACTCAGTGGGTGTGGTATAAGCGAGGTTTTAAGTTTCAGTGCGTCAAACGCAAATGCGTCTAGTGGAGAGGAGGATGAGGAGAGAGAGTTTGCAAGACTCAGGGCACTGGACATTGTTGATCTCGGAAAGGTACTTTTGGAGTTGAGTGCATTGCTTTTGCCTATGAATTTGCGAGCAAGCTTGACCAGTacacttttgaaaaacttggCCAATTCTACAAAACTAAGCCAAAACTTTCTAGATGTTTTACAAGTTTTGACTGATCCATCCTTGTTGCAGGAACCGTATAGCTTTGATATGGATCAGTTCATACTGCAATACATATCTAGCCACTTTATGACTTTGATGAATAAGTTGCAAAACTCTCATGACTGGGTTGAGCTGCAATTGTCAACCGAATTGGAGAATGCAAGGCTTTTTAGACTCATGACAAAGATCAATTTTATTATCAGCGAAATGCCCACCTATGATTTAAATAGCCAGAACCGGTTAAAAATTATCAAGGTTTTTCAGGAAAACTTGTTCAATTCGGTAGGACCAAACGGAAAGAAAGTGGTTAACATGGATAGAGTTTTGGTGAACTTGAACAAACTAGATTGTGGAATTGACGAAAAGACACTCTTGATTAGTGACAAAGAGTGCATGATTATAACATTCAAAGAGATTAAAGAGTTGATCGACACTCAATTTAGACTCTTGCGAGGTTGATTATACATAACGAACCAGAAATGaggaaataaatatatatatatatatatctatataaaTAATCCAGAGGTTGCAAGTGATAGATAATTGAGTGTGCTTTTATCTGGAATgaaaaaggacaaaaaaaaggagaaaaaaaatcgagaaaaagaggaaaaaagtgaaaaaaaagaaaaaaagtgaaaaaaaagaaaaaaagtgaaaaaaaagggaaaaaagtACACAAATaagacagaaaaaaaaaagtggaaaCACAAATTTAGAAACAAtatactttatttttgcttaAATCTATTTTGTAAAAGAGTTCTTTTGTAATAGAGTTGTCTTgcagaacaaaacaataatcTCTCCATCAATTACCATAGACCATCAAGTCGTTGAATATGTCCTGGACACAAGCGTCGTAGtcaacttttttcaaactgTAGATTCTTTCGTAGTGAATCATACTGAGCGAGTCGAAAAACAATCTCAATTGTGCAATCAGATCCAAGTGCTTCACATTCTCCAATAGCGGGCGCAATCTTTCATCCAGGTTGGTACTATTGGGTAGTCTAATTGCATCTATTTTAAAAGTTGTGAAATCCACATTGTGAGCGATATGGTCAATAATCAGTGCCGAGTCCTTGTCTTTATTCGATTCATAGCCACTGGAGTTTACAAATAACCACGAGTTTACGTTGAATTCATCCCGACCAACTAATAATAGTTCATCTAGTAGTTTCATACCGTATAAAATCAACTGTACCTTTTCAGCAGGTATTGTATTGAGCTCCTTAACGGGTTTATCCGCCATGTAACAAATGGACACCAACTCATGAATAATAGTAGGCCAATGGGAAAGAAGATGGGCTTCACTAAACTTCAACACTACCGCCCTCAAGATTGTTGTAATCTCTATTCTGATTGGATATGGGCAATTGGAAACACTCAAAACGGTTCTTATAGTCTCAAAAATCGAATCAACACTATCAATGTAGAAATCTTCTGGTTGCACCAACAACATATAAGTGAGTCTCTTGAGAATGTTCACTTTATTCTCAACTTCAGCTGCCTCACCCCACGAGAATAGGTTTCCAGTAGCATTTGAAGACGCAGATGACATTTTGGaaagtttttctttgaacCTAGACTTATCAGTTTGTAGCCAAATAGTCATTATTTCTAACCAATCCAAGGTCTTCACTATTGGCAGCATAAAAAAATCAGAGTCTTGAAACAAGTCATGCATCAACAGTCTCCAATGCTTACTATTATAATGAGTACCAATCAGTTTTAGCAACTCAGTAGATCCTTGAACTAGAGTGGTGACTTTCTTCACCAGCGAGCCTTTGGTAAACAATGAATGGTTCTGTATATTCACAATGAGCAGTTCGCATTTGTCTGTTTCCGGCACAATAATCAGAAAATGCGGTATCAATTCAAGTAAAACAGCAATTTGCTCATTTCCTTGCTCACTTTCTTCACTTTCAATAGAatatttgttcttttttaatgtCAGTGTCAACACCAGCGCCAGCAGCGATGTACTGAtatattgaagaagaatctTCGAAAAATACTCTGAAAGCGCtctcttattttttgaATCAGCACTTCGTAAAGAGCTTGCCTTCAATGCCaaaattttgcaaattctTAATACATCAGGTATGACAAGCTCATACTTTGGAAACTCAACCAATACCTTGTCAAAAAAGTCAGCAGTCTGTGACCATACTTCTAATGAAGTATCTGCATCCATCAATTCATAGAATGCAACCAAAAATGCTGTCAGCTGTTTTGGTGACATCTCGGAATCTATATACGTTTTGCAATTTGGCGGAAGTTGTTGTGGGTTACACGTGGaaataacacaatttatcAAGCAGGGCAATGTTATTTGGGATCGTGCTCGGTCCAACACGttcaaaagtttcaaaGTACCTAGCATATCGCCATGTGAAGCAACTAATGCAGTAACAACCTCTTGTTTCTCAAGGTCAAAAATTGTATCCAATACTCCTTTTGCCCTAAATTTGATATCATAAGATACATAAGTCAATGATCGGTGTGAATATGTAACCACACCCTTGAGCGGTATATCATGTTTCGCGTCCGACCAGCTCCAGATCCTGTAAAGAGTTTTGATTGCATCATGAAAAGCAATAAGCGTAGAATACAACTTGTACTCCTCACTGCTTCTCGTTGAAGGTGATTCGATTTGAAAAACACCCTGTATAACATTATTGAGAAATCCGCCACTTTCTTGGTTCTTTTCGGCTTGCTGCTGCGACTGAGCTCGCACTTTAGAGTGCATCAAGTAACCATGGCTTATTGTAAGAAGTTGTTCCAAGCCCACCAACAAAAGTCTCATTGTTGGATTAAATTCCTCGTCATCATTAAAAACTTCAAATTCAACTAATCTCTGGAAAATTCCATTTATTTTACTAACCAATGCATCATTTAAAATAAGTAATACTCCAAACATGGACTCGCCAAAGATATGAATTAGTTTCTGAAGCAAGGATAGCAACGATTCTATAGTAACAAGGTTTGATGACCTTTTGAGTGCTAGAACAAGAAATGAGATTATTGCTGGATCCctattttgttcttcaacATGCAATAAGTTCAAATCAATATTGTGTTCTACAGAACAGTTTATAAAATGC contains the following coding sequences:
- the PPR1 gene encoding Fungal specific transcription factor, whose amino-acid sequence is MTEPLQKKQKQKQKQQQNSSSPSILASTSGAGSSKIHRAISACKRCRSKKIKCEGFPQCDKCKAHNVECVGFDIATGRDVPRSYIVHLESRIKELEVELKKQNVTTTTTTTTTTTTTPTESGICYMSNGHSNFSGDGNGNVEIVSNTLKPIIAPTLNRTATASSTTAPATHGAGDSMSKKHGDENITFSKLISTAFKVQRRNEEKAAYTEDSGVSRSVSVEATAAAAPIQVDQEGQEEEAAVLPPKSTALHFCQIFFHQCNPQFPIFHREEFIRNIFIPIYGPVAKKQFNFASNNGAINEEFWRDEIESEGSLDYWFNEYKQQIQQLLSQSKDPNPNVKKISSTIKPPRRFYKPLYFLNLVFAIASSVHHLRYPPHISESFRLAAMRYYDDVKNNNLDQLNVLQGILLYAYYAIMRPTNPGIWYIMGDALRLCVDLDLQNELKTKSKQNFNIDQYTRDKRRRLFWCTYTIDRQICFYLDRPFGIPDESINTPLPTVLDDSELVPKDYSTAYGDRSQDRYGSNNNNNNNNTTTNTTNTNSTDTEVISYKTVSNAFITIRKIQSEVTKILYTGSEIPRKYKDLNEWKDDISYRLRVWYMNVPSHREMNCDFNPIFFRLNYHHTLLYIHGLGPRHFNLSLQDFEQVATSAKEIIDIYVQLLITKSVNYTWAGVHNLFMAGTSYLYTLYNSEEIRKLNPFSSVQYYTSNCLQVLSSLMDKCEAASYCCEIFRNLTMVIIKMKYQEDANNNTNATDINNGTGIADGTTGTITTNNHSNGPNDEMPVNREVLYKINNGNVHSNLFSLVTELDALNPLNSPEFTSGGQIVEGKNSFGAEKTQSFHPNSHSHIPTALDTLSTVAVSPFPNIDRLDWNKDDLEFFFKELDHTQTAHTSSEKSSPGNNREAKMTFELMHNMPNEKIWDEFFTMR
- the PAN3 gene encoding PAB-dependent poly(A)-specific ribonuclease subunit 3 (BUSCO:EOG09261Q5L), whose amino-acid sequence is MNINLDSAKDVLCKNILIYGYCKFQDKGCAFSHNKQLTTPQQQQQQKEEEEESIRQGGTAVGVPGSQRNKGAGAGAGTGAKAIQSNGMVNSQETQSKRRFDANSPLFQPAVNNAKGTAVTNLASKFSNLSPRIRDAPVFKPENESPISQESNSKSATSGLGSIYSSKKFNASTPSFTPTGFDFSVAAQVGNNPGSTAPANLQSQQQHQHQHQQQPQQPQQPQQPQQHQQQQQLGLQNLNQTQSGRNLNVLLQPQISQPFIPANAIPPSSAAGQLQSHMQVQQPQAQTQPPSHLTPSSIMSSAPMSAGFYTSASPIPQGGGMRNQPPSASMYPLQYHLYAPAPPPRLAVPTKEYETDSQQLFLPNELRESLHRKNEASLQTMQHSSLPDHVNSYHSLVPIDKSYDSSSKIWPGKSTVLFKCNSNFDGNLYALRKIEPCNEIVDETPFRNIRKWKSLHNNANIVALRDAFTTMAFSNTFSSPNSSAGNEVVGANGASLCFVYDYYPNSTTLLERHKKGIRVVPITEDLLWSYLTQLVNAVAAIHAKKLALRSTIDLSKIINTTEDRIKLSGCGISEVLSFSASNANASSGEEDEEREFARLRASDIVDLGKVLLELSALLLPMNLRASLTSTLLKNLANSTKLSQNFLDVLQVLTDPSLLQEPYSFDMDQFISQYISSHFMTLMNKLQNSHDWVESQLSTELENARLFRLMTKINFIISEMPTYDLNSQNRLKIIKVFQENLFNSVGPNGKKVVNMDRVLVNLNKLDCGIDEKTLLISDKECMIITFKEIKELIDTQFRLLRG